One genomic segment of Pseudorasbora parva isolate DD20220531a chromosome 6, ASM2467924v1, whole genome shotgun sequence includes these proteins:
- the LOC137078585 gene encoding uncharacterized protein — MGDEDNEERPAGVEQLERSKRKRRTIRSSTTRLLNQIDVELLKEEKDIDRVRDMLAVLSAKEDSLRELDSIVEEHTALEDVEAEIELAEEYRDRVIEMKARAHRVIREHDTVSNPRPALSSDSSANKPTVRLPKLQIEKFSGDVSEWQEFWSQYETAIYSNNALCKKEKFTYLKTYLTGTAAKAVAGLTLTDSNYDAAVDILKSRFGRKDLIVNAHMSKLLNLSPVKKSSDVRALRQLYDDCEIQVRSLESLGVVSDTYGGMLCPILLRMMPDDMALEYSRHRGDDDDEWNVPNVLKFLQKEVQSRERTLQMMKSYNQRENQSANKTCSKSYSASDVKLKKPSMTSAAALHIADQKMQNCLFCDSAEHKSEKCPDHSVSARKEKLKKLGRCFMCLGSKHIARFCRSKGTSCATCGGRHHTAICEKNEASPPAAAANIDTVISSVIPQAEKGKPDIENTVLLQTAKAWVIGPTSRKMVRCLLDGGSQGSFVHENVVKELQLPVTRQGTLTLHTFGSSAPTTVSRNIVKLSLKNVWDNRQGIEIEAVVTPKVCTALMKVPGEHIQREMKSRGLQLADCAGDDKTELSVLIGSDYYWQIVSGRVERLTKSLVALESTFGWAVQGPVAVSSMTETTCMHIQLSEDAQIDKQLHAFWELESLGITSEKSESPEDVEALQRFEETSIFKDGRYEVELPWRHHHPPLQDNYRIAKKRLESLKRKLSKDVTLYSRYNEVVEDYLKQGMAEDVPREHASPQGSQTYYLPHHAVLREDKTTTKLRVVFDASSHEDRSPSLNDCLLTGPNLNPDLMSILIKFRLHEIAYMADIKKAFLQISLSERDRDAVRFLWFIGPPKEEKDMTLRILRMTRVVFGASSSPFLLAATIRKHLRQYELEHPQVVEVLRSSLYVDDFISSASEVIEAHTVTTTARNIMSAAGMELCKWMTNSPELKEKWQKSSMDCAVQPEPHGSVLKVLGLVWRPGTDDFVFDLRGLLDILKDRENTKRSVLQSSARIFDPLGFLTPFTIRIKCLFQEMWERGLKWDEELPPDLTKKWQRWCSELPQLHQVSIPRWYQTHMPHQDGQELRLHVFCDSSERAYSAVAYLQGETKEGEVTISLVASKSRVAPLKRMTLPRLELMGAVIAARLGNTLMKALQLDKTQLRLWTDSMIVLHWICGSAHKWKQFVANRVTEIQSLTDPQSWSHCKGNMNPADLPTRGLTVQDLKQSTMWWNGPCGLMSPDQSENTREDVQEDEVRSELRSKYQTAIQLVTKDPDLLSPVLCLEEYSKLKTVLRVTAWVKRFITNTRSSTKFSGELTAEELNEAGKHWIKVIQNQSFSSEIDLLKAGKCPNTDSRIRELKPFLDEDELLSVGGRLQYSDLSYREKHPWILPNNHRYAEMLVQYEHEKIMHAGVRDTLVQTREKYWILRARQVVKKVVSRCVFCKKFKAKAGQQTTAPLPRDRITESPPFETTGVDFAGPLYVKTQSVMTKAYIALFTCAVTRAVHLELVSDMSTENFLLALKRFISRRGLCKVIYSDNAKTFKRADQDLKELWKGIKDPQLREFFSEKGITWRFIVERAAWWGGFWERLVRSVKIILRKVLGRAKLNFEEMCTILTEAEAIINSRPLTYVHNDVDEPEPLTPAHFLVGQRLTCLPPKPCPAEANHPTASKEEMNRRWRYRQRLMTNIWNRWRREYLLDLKSAHRCDTPQPSLLKVGDVALIGEDNTPRQSWRLGKIEELFPGRDGLVRSCAVRTSSGTVLRRPIQLLYPLEII, encoded by the coding sequence ATGGGTGACGAAGATAACGAAGAGCGACCGGCCGGTGTGGAACAACTTGAAAGGTCCAAAAGAAAGCGTCGGACAATACGGAGTTCCACAACGAGACTGCTGAACCAGATCGACGTTGAATTATTAAAGGAAGAAAAGGATATCGATCGTGTGCGGGACATGTTAGCCGTGTTGTCAGCAAAGGAGGACAGTTTACGCGAGCTGGACAGCATAGTGGAGGAACACACTGCGCTGGAGGACGTGGAGGCGGAGATTGAACTCGCAGAGGAATACAGAGACCGCGTCATCGAGATGAAAGCGCGAGCTCACCGAGTGATCCGAGAACATGATACTGTGAGTAACCCAAGGCCTGCTCTGTCAAGTGATAGTAGCGCAAATAAACCGACTGTGAGACTGCCCAAGCTACAAATTGAGAAGTTCAGCGGAGATGTTAGTGAATGGCAGGAATTTTGGAGCCAGTATGAGACTGCTATTTATAGCAACAATGCACTTTGTAAAAAGGAAAAGTTTACCTACCTGAAAACTTACCTTACTGGAACGGCTGCAAAAGCAGTAGCAGGACTCACATTGACAGACAGTAACTATGATGCTGCAGTTGATATTCTAAAAAGCAGATTTGGAAGGAAAGATCTCATTGTAAATGCTCACATGTCAAAGCTTCTGAATCTCTCTCCTGTTAAGAAATCATCTGATGTCAGGGCATTAAGGCAGTTATATGATGACTGTGAAATTCAAGTCAGAAGCCTGGAGTCGTTGGGAGTGGTATCAGACACCTATGGTGGTATGTTGTGCCCAATATTGCTCCGAATGATGCCAGACGACATGGCTCTTGAATACAGCCGTCACAGaggggatgatgatgatgagtggAATGTGCCTAATGTGTTGAAGTTCCTGCAGAAAGAGGTTCAGAGCCGAGAGAGAACTTTACAAATGATGAAATCATACAACCAGAGAGAAAATCAGTCTGCTAACAAAACGTGCAGCAAATCATATTCAGCCAGTGATGTGAAATTAAAGAAACCAAGCATGACATCTGCAGCTGCACTACACATTGCTGACCAGAAAATGCAAAACTGCCTGTTCTGTGATAGCGCTGAACACAAATCTGAAAAATGTCCAGACCACTCAGTGTCGGCACGCAAGGAAAAACTGAAGAAGCTTGGCAGGTGCTTTATGTGTCTGGGGTCCAAACACATCGCCAGGTTTTGCAGGTCAAAGGGAACGTCATGTGCCACATGTGGAGGCAGGCATCATACAGCCATTTGTGAGAAAAATGAGGCATCTCCACCTGCTGCGGCTGCCAACATTGACACTGTTATTTCCTCAGTAATTCCCCAAGCAGAGAAAGGCAAACCTGACATTGAGAACACTGTGCTGCTACAGACCGCCAAGGCATGGGTTATAGGACCCACAAGCAGGAAGATGGTCCGCTGCTTGCTAGATGGAGGCAGTCAGGGGAGTTTTGTGCATGAGAATGTGGTGAAGGAGCTGCAGCTACCTGTTACTAGACAAGGGACACTTACTCTTCACACATTTGGCTCCTCTGCTCCAACAACGGTGAGTCGCAACATAGTGAAGCTCAGCTTGAAGAATGTTTGGGATAATCGGCAGGGAATTGAAATAGAGGCAGTTGTCACCCCCAAAGTGTGCACAGCGCTGATGAAAGTGCCTGGTGAACATATACAAAGGGAAATGAAAAGCAGAGGTCTTCAACTAGCAGACTGTGCTGGAGATGATAAAACTGAGCTTTCTGTGCTAATTGGCTCTGATTACTACTGGCAGATAGTATCAGGAAGAGTAGAAAGACTGACAAAGAGCCTAGTGGCACTGGAGAGCACTTTCGGATGGGCAGTGCAAGGCCCAGTAGCAGTGTCCAGCATGACAGAGACAACCTGCATGCATATTCAGCTTAGCGAGGATGCACAGATTGATAAACAGCTGCATGCATTCTGGGAGCTTGAGTCCCTGGGCATCACAAGTGAGAAGTCTGAGAGCCCAGAGGATGTAGAAGCGTTGCAGCGGTTCGAGGAAACCTCCATCTTCAAGGATGGGCGTTACGAAGTGGAGTTGCCATGGCGACATCATCATCCTCCACTCCAAGACAATTACCGCATCGCAAAAAAGAGACTTGAGAGTTTAAAAAGGAAACTAAGCAAAGATGTCACACTCTACAGCAgatacaatgaagttgtggaGGACTACTTAAAACAAGGAATGGCTGAGGATGTGCCAAGGGAGCATGCATCACCACAAGGCAGTCAGACATATTACTTACCTCATCACGCTGTATTGAGAGAGGATAAGACGACAACGAAACTGCGGGTTGTATTTGATGCATCATCCCACGAAGATAGAAGTCCCTCACTAAATGACTGTCTCTTAACAGGTCCCAATCTGAATCCAGATCTGATgagtattttgatcaaatttaGACTGCATGAAATCGCATATATGGCAGATATCAAGAAAGCATTTCTTCAGATTTCACTCTCAGAAAGAGATCGGGACGCTGTGAGATTTCTGTGGTTCATAGGACCACCAAAAGAGGAGAAGGACATGACGCTGCGCATACTCAGAATGACGAGAGTGGTGTTTGGAGCTTCATCAAGCCCATTCTTACTCGCAGCCACCATTAGGAAGCATTTGAGACAGTATGAGTTAGAACACCCACAAGTTGTAGAAGTCCTCCGCTCCTCACTCTATGTTgatgattttatttcaagtgCAAGTGAGGTGATAGAGGCACATACAGTGACAACAACAGCCAGGAACATTATGTCTGCTGCAGGCATGGAGCTATGTAAATGGATGACGAACTCTCCTGAGCTCAAAGAAAAATGGCAGAAGAGCTCGATGGATTGTGCTGTGCAGCCAGAACCACACGGGTCTGTGCTGAAGGTGCTGGGTTTAGTGTGGAGACCGGgcactgatgattttgtttTCGACCTCAGGGGGCTGCTTGATATTctaaaagacagagaaaacacaAAACGAAGTGTTTTGCAGTCTTCTGCACGCATTTTTGACCCTCTAGGATTCCTGACTCCCTTCACCATCAGGATTAAGTGCTTGTTCCAAGAGATGTGGGAGAGAGGGCTCAAGTGGGACGAGGAACTGCCACCTGATCTGACGAAAAAATGGCAACGGTGGTGTTCAGAGCTCCCTCAGCTGCATCAGGTCTCAATCCCACGATGGTACCAAACACACATGCCACATCAGGACGGTCAAGAGTTAAGGCTACATGTGTTCTGTGACTCGAGTGAAAGGGCTTATAGTGCAGTTGCTTATCTTCAAGGAGAAACAAAGGAAGGAGAGGTCACCATAAGCCTGGTTGCATCCAAGTCCAGAGTGGCTCCACTCAAAAGGATGACACTGCCACGCTTGGAGCTAATGGGTGCTGTAATAGCAGCCAGGCTGGGGAACACCCTCATGAAAGCACTGCAACTAGACAAGACACAACTCAGACTATGGACAGACTCAATGATAGTGCTGCATTGGATTTGTGGTTCTGCTCATAAGTGGAAACAGTTTGTAGCAAATAGAGTCACAGAAATCCAGTCTCTAACTGACCCGCAGTCATGGTCTCATTGCAAAGGGAATATGAATCCAGCTGACCTCCCCACCAGAGGCCTAACTGTGCAGGACCTGAAGCAGAGCACAATGTGGTGGAATGGTCCTTGTGGTCTGATGTCACCTGATCAGTCAGAGAACACTCGGGAAGATGTTCAGGAAGATGAGGTAAGGTCTGAACTCAGATCCAAATACCAGACTGCCATACAGCTTGTCACCAAAGACCCAGACCTTTTAAGCCCTGTTTTATGTCTGGAGGAATACAGCAAACTAAAAACAGTGCTCCGAGTGACAGCCTGGGTAAAGAGGTTTATCACCAACACCCGCTCAAGCACAAAATTCAGTGGTGAACTGACGGCAGAAGAGCTGAATGAAGCAGGAAAACACTGGATAAAAGTGATTCAGAACCAGagtttcagctctgaaattgaTCTGCTGAAAGCAGGGAAATGTCCCAACACTGACTCCAGAATCCGAGAGCTAAAACCATTTCTGGATGAAGATGAGCTGCTCAGTGTGGGAGGAAGGCTCCAGTATTCTGATCTCTCTTACAGAGAAAAGCACCCCTGGATTTTGCCCAACAACCACCGATACGCAGAAATGTTGGTGCAGTATGAACATGAGAAGATAATGCATGCGGGTGTACGAGACACTTTAGTGCAGACAAGAGAGAAGTATTGGATTTTGAGGGCACGACAGGTAGTGAAGAAGGTTGTGTCCAGATGTGTATTCTGCAAGAAATTCAAGGCAAAGGCTGGACAGCAGACTACAGCACCACTGCCAAGAGACAGAATAACAGAGTCACCGCCATTTGAGACAACTGGGGTGGACTTCGCAGGGCCACTCTATGTGAAGACACAGAGCGTTATGACAAAAGcgtatatagcacttttcactTGTGCTGTGACCAGAGCAGTCCACTTAGAGTTGGTCTCAGATATGTCTACAGAGAACTTCCTGCTAGCGTTGAAAAGATTCATCTCGAGAAGAGGATTATGTAAGGTGATCTATTCCGATAATGCCAAGACGTTCAAGAGAGCTGATCAAGATTTGAAGGAGCTCTGGAAAGGAATTAAAGACCCACAGCTGCGGGAGTTCTTCTCAGAGAAGGGCATAACCTGGCGGTTCATCGTTGAAAGAGCAGCCTGGTGGGGCGGATTCTGGGAGCGGCTGGTAAGATCAGTCAAAATTATTCTCAGAAAAGTGCTTGGCAGAGCTAAACTTAACTTTGAAGAAATGTGCACCATTCTGACTGAAGCTGAAGCCATAATTAACTCGAGGCCGCTCACTTATGTGCACAATGATGTGGATGAGCCAGAGCCACTAACACCTGCTCACTTCTTGGTGGGTCAGAGACTGACCTGCTTGCCTCCTAAGCCATGTCCAGCTGAGGCTAACCATCCAACAGCGAGCAAGGAGGAGATGAACAGGAGGTGGCGCTACAGACAAAGACTTATGACCAACATCTGGAACCGATGGCGGAGAGAGTATTTGCTGGATTTGAAGTCGGCCCATCGCTGTGACACCCCACAGCCTTCTCTGCTGAAGGTCGGAGATGTTGCACTCATCGGAGAAGACAACACTCCCAGGCAGAGCTGGAGGCTAGGGAAAATTGAGGAACTGTTTCCGGGTCGTGATGGCCTAGTGAGGTCATGTGCAGTTCGCACAAGTTCAGGGACTGTTCTGCGGAGACCCATCCAGCTTTTGTATCCTTTGGAAATTATATAA